A region of Dermochelys coriacea isolate rDerCor1 chromosome 1, rDerCor1.pri.v4, whole genome shotgun sequence DNA encodes the following proteins:
- the MRTFA gene encoding myocardin-related transcription factor A isoform X6 translates to MACPLLFKVAITKAKVDFSGVVCLPPSAIAGNGLDGGGAGENDDEPVLVSLSAAPSPQSEAVANELQELSLQPELTLNLHHGRNPNLPPLSERKNVLQLKLQQRRTREELVSQGIMPPLKSPAAFHEQRRSLERARTEDYLKRKIRSRPERSELVRMHILEETSAEPSLQAKQLKLKRARLADDLNEKIAQRPGPMELVEKNILPVESSLKEAIIVGQVNYPKVADNSSFDEDSSDALSPEQPASHESQGSVPSPMDARIGEPLPSTTVSSPAQVVSQLQIIADANETPFLPEQPLPPLPPPPLLPPSFANRATIPAAKPTPTLIKQSQPKSASEKSQRSKKAKELKPKVKKLKYHQYIPPDQKQDKGAPPMDSSYAKILQQQQLFLQLQILNQQQQQHYNYQTILPAPPKPPGEQQSGTSAPAMRNLSATVSSASSVSSSSSGLMRQNSNATVGKPGTLPTNLDDMKVAELKQELKMRALPVSGTKTDLIERLRAYQEQNGTASQTTSTPKPNATAILPKAAEVVVAFPAARLSTGQALVTAGIASTEVVVATVTSNGMMKFGSTGSTPPVSPTPSERSQMSTGDENSATGDAFGETVTSPLTQLTLQASPVQFLMKEESSKATSCSLNPAPRLERCSVSSSKDMEVQDKDQMLQEKDKQIEELTRMLKQKQQLVEMLRLQLEQEKRSQQPLLAMETGVGGVVPASSPVAFGTQIKSENDFPSCQSAGLPDGQTDQFNPVSTASQMDTSDPSSVPNKVVMVKQEVLTAETEPPCQSHTPQLFLGQQGGVLSDLIKGAPPPTLITDSTGTHIVLTVTNQNAERRGLSPQGNSCTTLQRVQSSPTKISSQPQCQLPASNSQQLPPRLLNQPIRKAEKPGLQVVTGQLPHTILSFSAPPNLQPFFLNGFHKGSLKTGAPGKANQPSVPKKSSSQPGSPAATSPSQMDLEQQHQHPSLFGTPPPPLPGSSVPMKEPPGYEEAMKQQPKPHEENGCSSQQMDDLFDILIESGEISADFKEQPSPVGKETSVSPACTSPPNSHHSSELPLQMFLGPTSCINPVTAGRLEDFLESSTGLPLLPAGHDGPEPLSLIDDLHSEMLSSSAILDHPPSPMDTSELHFAHEPTGGLALDLAEANLDSMDWLELSGGPVMSLAPLSTAVPSLFSTDFLDGHDLQLHWDSCL, encoded by the exons CTTTGAAAAGTCCAGCTGCATTTCATGAACAGAGAAGGAGCTTGGAGCGCGCCAGG ACAGAGGACTATCTGAAACGGAAGATCCGGTCCCGGCCAGAGAGATCTGAGCTGGTCAGAATGCACATTCTGGAAG AGACCTCAGCTGAACCCTCCCTGCAGGCCAAGCAGCTGAAGCTGAAGAGAGCAAGACTGGCAGACGACCTCAATGAGAAGATAGCCCAGAGGCCAGGTCCCATGGAGCTGGTGGAGAAGAACATCCTTCCTGTGGAGTCCAGCCTGAAAGAAGCCATCATTG TTGGGCAGGTGAACTACCCAAAGGTTGCAGATAATTCCTCCTTTGACGAGGACAGCAGTGATGCCttatccccagagcagccagccagccatgagTCCCAGGGATCTGTACCATCACCAATGGACGCTCGGATTGGTGAGCCGCTTCCCAGCACCACTGTGTCATCACCAGCTCAG GTTGTGTCCCAGTTACAGATCATTGCAGACGCCAATGAAACACCTTTCCTACCTGAACAGCCACTCCCTCCTCTTCCACCACCACCTCTGCTGCCTCCTAGCTTTGCCAACAGAGCCACTATTCCTGCTGCCAAGCCCACACCAACTCTCATTAAG CAAAGTCAGCCCAAGTCTGCCAGCGAGAAGTCTCAGCGCAGTAAAAAAGCCAAGGAATTGAAGCCGAAAGTCAAGAAGCTTAAATATCACCAGTACATCCCCCCGGACCAAAAGCAGGACAAAGGGGCTCCGCCCATGGACTCATCCTATGCCAAAatattgcagcagcagcagctcttctTGCAGCTTCAGATCCTcaaccagcaacagcagcagcactacAACTATCAGACcatcctgccagccccaccaaa GCCTCCAGGAGAGCAGCAGAGTGGCACTAGTGCCCCTGCCATGCGTAATCTCTCTGCTACCGTCAGCAGCGCATCTTCTGTATCCTCCAGTTCTAGTGGGCTGATGCGACAAAACAGTAATGCCACAGTGGGCAAACCAGGCACTCTCCCTACCAATCTAGATGACATGAAG GTGGCAGAGCTGAAGCAAGAATTGAAGATGAGGGCGCTGCCTGTCTCAGGCACTAAGACGGACCTGATTGAGCGGCTCAGAGCTTACCAGGAGCAGAATGGCACAGCCAGCCAAACAACCAGCACTCCCAAGCCCAATGCAACAGCCATCCTCCCAAAAGCTGCTGAGGTGGTGGTAGCCTTTCCAGCTGCTAGGCTTAGCACTGGGCAGGCACTGGTCACTGCTGGCATTGCATCAACAGAGGTAGTTGTGGCCACCGTCACCAGCAATGGCATGATGAAGTTTGGGAGCACAGGCTCAACACCACCTGTTTCGCCCACCCCCTCAGAGCGTTCACAGATGAGCACTGGGGATGAGAACTCTGCCACTGGAGATGCCTTTGGAGAGACGGTGACTTCGCCTCTGACCCAGCTCACCCTGCAGGCATCTCCAGTGCAGTTCCTGATGAAGGAAGAGAGTTCTAAGGCTACCTCCTGCAGCCTAAATCCAGCACCCAGGTTGGAGCGGTGCAGCGTCAGCAGCAGCAAGGATATGGAGGTCCAGGATAAAGACCAGATGTTGCAGGAGAAGGACAAGCAGATTGAGGAACTCACGCGAATGCTGAAACAGAAGCAACAGCTGGTGGAGATGCTGAGGCTGCAGCTAGAGCAGGAGAAACGGTCTCAGCAGCCACTACTAGCCATGGAAACCGGAGTGGGAGGGGTGGTCCCTGCTTCCAGTCCAGTGGCTTTTGGCACCCAGATTAAGAGTGAAAACGACTTCCCGAGTTGCCAGTCTGCAGGGCTGCCTGATGGCCAAACAGATCAATTCAACCCTGTGTCCACTGCTAGCCAAATGGACACTTCGGATCCAAGCTCAGTGCCAAACAAAGTGGTGATGGTGAAGCAGGAGGTTCTGACAGCAGAAACAGAGCCACCATGCCAGTCCCACACTCCGCAGCTCTTCCTTGGTCAGCAAGGGGGTGTCCTGAGTGACCTCATCAAGGGGGCCCCTCCCCCTACCCTCATCACAGATTCCACAGGGACCCACATTGTCCTTACAGTGACCAATCAGAATGCTGAGAGGCGGGGCCTCTCACCACAGGGGAATAGCTGCACAACATTGCAG AGAGTACAGTCGTCACCCACTAAAATATCCAGCCAACCACAGTGTCAGCTACCTGCAAGCAACTCGCAGCAGCTGCCTCCCAGGCTACTGAACCAGCCCATCAGGAAG GCTGAGAAGCCAGGTCTGCAGGTGGTCactgggcagctgccccacacaATTTTGTCTTTCTCAGCACCTCCAAACCTGCAGCCCTTTTTCCTCAATGGCTTCCACAAAGGATCCCTGAAAACTGGTGCTCCTGGCAAAGCCAACCAACCCAGTGTGCCAAAAAAG TCATCCTCACAGCCAGGCTCTCCTGCTGCCACTTCCCCATCCCAGATGGACCttgagcagcagcaccagcacccATCCCTTTTCGGAacccctccacctcctctccctggctccTCAGTGCCAATGAAAGAACCACCAGGCTATGAAGAGGCCATGAAGCAGCAGCCAAAGCCCCATGAG GAGAATGGCTGTTCGAGCCAACAGATGGACGACCTGTTTGACATCCTCATAGAGAGTGGAG AGATTTCAGCTGATTTCAAGGAGCAGCCATCTCCAGTTGGGAAGGAGACATCAGTGTCTCCAGCATGCACCTCACCGCCCAACAGCCACCATTCCTCTGAGCTTCCCCTGCAGATGTTCCTTGGCCCTACCAGCTGCATTAATCCTGTCACAGCAGGCCGGCTGGAGGACTTTCTGGAGAGCAGCACCGGCCTCCCCCTTCTGCCAGCAGGCCACGATGGGCCTGAGCCCTTGTCCCTGATAGATGACCTCCATAGCGAgatgctgagcagctcagccaTTCTAGACCACCCGCCTTCACCCATGGACACATCAGAATTGCACTTTGCCCATGAGCCTACAGGGGGACTAGCCCTGGACCTAGCTGAGGCTAACTTGGACAGCATGGATTGGCTGGAGCTTTCGGGGGGCCCTGTCATGAGCCTTGCTCCCCTAAGCACTGCAGTCCCCAGCCTCTTCTCTACAGACTTCCTTGATGGACACGATCTGCAGCTGCACTGGGATTCTTGCTTGTAG
- the MRTFA gene encoding myocardin-related transcription factor A isoform X5, whose protein sequence is MACPLLFKQVAITKAKVDFSGVVCLPPSAIAGNGLDGGGAGENDDEPVLVSLSAAPSPQSEAVANELQELSLQPELTLNLHHGRNPNLPPLSERKNVLQLKLQQRRTREELVSQGIMPPLKSPAAFHEQRRSLERARTEDYLKRKIRSRPERSELVRMHILEETSAEPSLQAKQLKLKRARLADDLNEKIAQRPGPMELVEKNILPVESSLKEAIIVGQVNYPKVADNSSFDEDSSDALSPEQPASHESQGSVPSPMDARIGEPLPSTTVSSPAQVVSQLQIIADANETPFLPEQPLPPLPPPPLLPPSFANRATIPAAKPTPTLIKQSQPKSASEKSQRSKKAKELKPKVKKLKYHQYIPPDQKQDKGAPPMDSSYAKILQQQQLFLQLQILNQQQQQHYNYQTILPAPPKPPGEQQSGTSAPAMRNLSATVSSASSVSSSSSGLMRQNSNATVGKPGTLPTNLDDMKVAELKQELKMRALPVSGTKTDLIERLRAYQEQNGTASQTTSTPKPNATAILPKAAEVVVAFPAARLSTGQALVTAGIASTEVVVATVTSNGMMKFGSTGSTPPVSPTPSERSQMSTGDENSATGDAFGETVTSPLTQLTLQASPVQFLMKEESSKATSCSLNPAPRLERCSVSSSKDMEVQDKDQMLQEKDKQIEELTRMLKQKQQLVEMLRLQLEQEKRSQQPLLAMETGVGGVVPASSPVAFGTQIKSENDFPSCQSAGLPDGQTDQFNPVSTASQMDTSDPSSVPNKVVMVKQEVLTAETEPPCQSHTPQLFLGQQGGVLSDLIKGAPPPTLITDSTGTHIVLTVTNQNAERRGLSPQGNSCTTLQRVQSSPTKISSQPQCQLPASNSQQLPPRLLNQPIRKAEKPGLQVVTGQLPHTILSFSAPPNLQPFFLNGFHKGSLKTGAPGKANQPSVPKKSSSQPGSPAATSPSQMDLEQQHQHPSLFGTPPPPLPGSSVPMKEPPGYEEAMKQQPKPHEENGCSSQQMDDLFDILIESGEISADFKEQPSPVGKETSVSPACTSPPNSHHSSELPLQMFLGPTSCINPVTAGRLEDFLESSTGLPLLPAGHDGPEPLSLIDDLHSEMLSSSAILDHPPSPMDTSELHFAHEPTGGLALDLAEANLDSMDWLELSGGPVMSLAPLSTAVPSLFSTDFLDGHDLQLHWDSCL, encoded by the exons CTTTGAAAAGTCCAGCTGCATTTCATGAACAGAGAAGGAGCTTGGAGCGCGCCAGG ACAGAGGACTATCTGAAACGGAAGATCCGGTCCCGGCCAGAGAGATCTGAGCTGGTCAGAATGCACATTCTGGAAG AGACCTCAGCTGAACCCTCCCTGCAGGCCAAGCAGCTGAAGCTGAAGAGAGCAAGACTGGCAGACGACCTCAATGAGAAGATAGCCCAGAGGCCAGGTCCCATGGAGCTGGTGGAGAAGAACATCCTTCCTGTGGAGTCCAGCCTGAAAGAAGCCATCATTG TTGGGCAGGTGAACTACCCAAAGGTTGCAGATAATTCCTCCTTTGACGAGGACAGCAGTGATGCCttatccccagagcagccagccagccatgagTCCCAGGGATCTGTACCATCACCAATGGACGCTCGGATTGGTGAGCCGCTTCCCAGCACCACTGTGTCATCACCAGCTCAG GTTGTGTCCCAGTTACAGATCATTGCAGACGCCAATGAAACACCTTTCCTACCTGAACAGCCACTCCCTCCTCTTCCACCACCACCTCTGCTGCCTCCTAGCTTTGCCAACAGAGCCACTATTCCTGCTGCCAAGCCCACACCAACTCTCATTAAG CAAAGTCAGCCCAAGTCTGCCAGCGAGAAGTCTCAGCGCAGTAAAAAAGCCAAGGAATTGAAGCCGAAAGTCAAGAAGCTTAAATATCACCAGTACATCCCCCCGGACCAAAAGCAGGACAAAGGGGCTCCGCCCATGGACTCATCCTATGCCAAAatattgcagcagcagcagctcttctTGCAGCTTCAGATCCTcaaccagcaacagcagcagcactacAACTATCAGACcatcctgccagccccaccaaa GCCTCCAGGAGAGCAGCAGAGTGGCACTAGTGCCCCTGCCATGCGTAATCTCTCTGCTACCGTCAGCAGCGCATCTTCTGTATCCTCCAGTTCTAGTGGGCTGATGCGACAAAACAGTAATGCCACAGTGGGCAAACCAGGCACTCTCCCTACCAATCTAGATGACATGAAG GTGGCAGAGCTGAAGCAAGAATTGAAGATGAGGGCGCTGCCTGTCTCAGGCACTAAGACGGACCTGATTGAGCGGCTCAGAGCTTACCAGGAGCAGAATGGCACAGCCAGCCAAACAACCAGCACTCCCAAGCCCAATGCAACAGCCATCCTCCCAAAAGCTGCTGAGGTGGTGGTAGCCTTTCCAGCTGCTAGGCTTAGCACTGGGCAGGCACTGGTCACTGCTGGCATTGCATCAACAGAGGTAGTTGTGGCCACCGTCACCAGCAATGGCATGATGAAGTTTGGGAGCACAGGCTCAACACCACCTGTTTCGCCCACCCCCTCAGAGCGTTCACAGATGAGCACTGGGGATGAGAACTCTGCCACTGGAGATGCCTTTGGAGAGACGGTGACTTCGCCTCTGACCCAGCTCACCCTGCAGGCATCTCCAGTGCAGTTCCTGATGAAGGAAGAGAGTTCTAAGGCTACCTCCTGCAGCCTAAATCCAGCACCCAGGTTGGAGCGGTGCAGCGTCAGCAGCAGCAAGGATATGGAGGTCCAGGATAAAGACCAGATGTTGCAGGAGAAGGACAAGCAGATTGAGGAACTCACGCGAATGCTGAAACAGAAGCAACAGCTGGTGGAGATGCTGAGGCTGCAGCTAGAGCAGGAGAAACGGTCTCAGCAGCCACTACTAGCCATGGAAACCGGAGTGGGAGGGGTGGTCCCTGCTTCCAGTCCAGTGGCTTTTGGCACCCAGATTAAGAGTGAAAACGACTTCCCGAGTTGCCAGTCTGCAGGGCTGCCTGATGGCCAAACAGATCAATTCAACCCTGTGTCCACTGCTAGCCAAATGGACACTTCGGATCCAAGCTCAGTGCCAAACAAAGTGGTGATGGTGAAGCAGGAGGTTCTGACAGCAGAAACAGAGCCACCATGCCAGTCCCACACTCCGCAGCTCTTCCTTGGTCAGCAAGGGGGTGTCCTGAGTGACCTCATCAAGGGGGCCCCTCCCCCTACCCTCATCACAGATTCCACAGGGACCCACATTGTCCTTACAGTGACCAATCAGAATGCTGAGAGGCGGGGCCTCTCACCACAGGGGAATAGCTGCACAACATTGCAG AGAGTACAGTCGTCACCCACTAAAATATCCAGCCAACCACAGTGTCAGCTACCTGCAAGCAACTCGCAGCAGCTGCCTCCCAGGCTACTGAACCAGCCCATCAGGAAG GCTGAGAAGCCAGGTCTGCAGGTGGTCactgggcagctgccccacacaATTTTGTCTTTCTCAGCACCTCCAAACCTGCAGCCCTTTTTCCTCAATGGCTTCCACAAAGGATCCCTGAAAACTGGTGCTCCTGGCAAAGCCAACCAACCCAGTGTGCCAAAAAAG TCATCCTCACAGCCAGGCTCTCCTGCTGCCACTTCCCCATCCCAGATGGACCttgagcagcagcaccagcacccATCCCTTTTCGGAacccctccacctcctctccctggctccTCAGTGCCAATGAAAGAACCACCAGGCTATGAAGAGGCCATGAAGCAGCAGCCAAAGCCCCATGAG GAGAATGGCTGTTCGAGCCAACAGATGGACGACCTGTTTGACATCCTCATAGAGAGTGGAG AGATTTCAGCTGATTTCAAGGAGCAGCCATCTCCAGTTGGGAAGGAGACATCAGTGTCTCCAGCATGCACCTCACCGCCCAACAGCCACCATTCCTCTGAGCTTCCCCTGCAGATGTTCCTTGGCCCTACCAGCTGCATTAATCCTGTCACAGCAGGCCGGCTGGAGGACTTTCTGGAGAGCAGCACCGGCCTCCCCCTTCTGCCAGCAGGCCACGATGGGCCTGAGCCCTTGTCCCTGATAGATGACCTCCATAGCGAgatgctgagcagctcagccaTTCTAGACCACCCGCCTTCACCCATGGACACATCAGAATTGCACTTTGCCCATGAGCCTACAGGGGGACTAGCCCTGGACCTAGCTGAGGCTAACTTGGACAGCATGGATTGGCTGGAGCTTTCGGGGGGCCCTGTCATGAGCCTTGCTCCCCTAAGCACTGCAGTCCCCAGCCTCTTCTCTACAGACTTCCTTGATGGACACGATCTGCAGCTGCACTGGGATTCTTGCTTGTAG
- the MRTFA gene encoding myocardin-related transcription factor A isoform X11, translating to MLDKAKTLQPAYVGIVPLAETVSKQGKSCSNTCQDSYHSLREVLQLKLQQRRTREELVSQGIMPPLKSPAAFHEQRRSLERARTEDYLKRKIRSRPERSELVRMHILEETSAEPSLQAKQLKLKRARLADDLNEKIAQRPGPMELVEKNILPVESSLKEAIIVGQVNYPKVADNSSFDEDSSDALSPEQPASHESQGSVPSPMDARIGEPLPSTTVSSPAQVVSQLQIIADANETPFLPEQPLPPLPPPPLLPPSFANRATIPAAKPTPTLIKQSQPKSASEKSQRSKKAKELKPKVKKLKYHQYIPPDQKQDKGAPPMDSSYAKILQQQQLFLQLQILNQQQQQHYNYQTILPAPPKPPGEQQSGTSAPAMRNLSATVSSASSVSSSSSGLMRQNSNATVGKPGTLPTNLDDMKVAELKQELKMRALPVSGTKTDLIERLRAYQEQNGTASQTTSTPKPNATAILPKAAEVVVAFPAARLSTGQALVTAGIASTEVVVATVTSNGMMKFGSTGSTPPVSPTPSERSQMSTGDENSATGDAFGETVTSPLTQLTLQASPVQFLMKEESSKATSCSLNPAPRLERCSVSSSKDMEVQDKDQMLQEKDKQIEELTRMLKQKQQLVEMLRLQLEQEKRSQQPLLAMETGVGGVVPASSPVAFGTQIKSENDFPSCQSAGLPDGQTDQFNPVSTASQMDTSDPSSVPNKVVMVKQEVLTAETEPPCQSHTPQLFLGQQGGVLSDLIKGAPPPTLITDSTGTHIVLTVTNQNAERRGLSPQGNSCTTLQRVQSSPTKISSQPQCQLPASNSQQLPPRLLNQPIRKAEKPGLQVVTGQLPHTILSFSAPPNLQPFFLNGFHKGSLKTGAPGKANQPSVPKKSSSQPGSPAATSPSQMDLEQQHQHPSLFGTPPPPLPGSSVPMKEPPGYEEAMKQQPKPHEENGCSSQQMDDLFDILIESGEISADFKEQPSPVGKETSVSPACTSPPNSHHSSELPLQMFLGPTSCINPVTAGRLEDFLESSTGLPLLPAGHDGPEPLSLIDDLHSEMLSSSAILDHPPSPMDTSELHFAHEPTGGLALDLAEANLDSMDWLELSGGPVMSLAPLSTAVPSLFSTDFLDGHDLQLHWDSCL from the exons CTTTGAAAAGTCCAGCTGCATTTCATGAACAGAGAAGGAGCTTGGAGCGCGCCAGG ACAGAGGACTATCTGAAACGGAAGATCCGGTCCCGGCCAGAGAGATCTGAGCTGGTCAGAATGCACATTCTGGAAG AGACCTCAGCTGAACCCTCCCTGCAGGCCAAGCAGCTGAAGCTGAAGAGAGCAAGACTGGCAGACGACCTCAATGAGAAGATAGCCCAGAGGCCAGGTCCCATGGAGCTGGTGGAGAAGAACATCCTTCCTGTGGAGTCCAGCCTGAAAGAAGCCATCATTG TTGGGCAGGTGAACTACCCAAAGGTTGCAGATAATTCCTCCTTTGACGAGGACAGCAGTGATGCCttatccccagagcagccagccagccatgagTCCCAGGGATCTGTACCATCACCAATGGACGCTCGGATTGGTGAGCCGCTTCCCAGCACCACTGTGTCATCACCAGCTCAG GTTGTGTCCCAGTTACAGATCATTGCAGACGCCAATGAAACACCTTTCCTACCTGAACAGCCACTCCCTCCTCTTCCACCACCACCTCTGCTGCCTCCTAGCTTTGCCAACAGAGCCACTATTCCTGCTGCCAAGCCCACACCAACTCTCATTAAG CAAAGTCAGCCCAAGTCTGCCAGCGAGAAGTCTCAGCGCAGTAAAAAAGCCAAGGAATTGAAGCCGAAAGTCAAGAAGCTTAAATATCACCAGTACATCCCCCCGGACCAAAAGCAGGACAAAGGGGCTCCGCCCATGGACTCATCCTATGCCAAAatattgcagcagcagcagctcttctTGCAGCTTCAGATCCTcaaccagcaacagcagcagcactacAACTATCAGACcatcctgccagccccaccaaa GCCTCCAGGAGAGCAGCAGAGTGGCACTAGTGCCCCTGCCATGCGTAATCTCTCTGCTACCGTCAGCAGCGCATCTTCTGTATCCTCCAGTTCTAGTGGGCTGATGCGACAAAACAGTAATGCCACAGTGGGCAAACCAGGCACTCTCCCTACCAATCTAGATGACATGAAG GTGGCAGAGCTGAAGCAAGAATTGAAGATGAGGGCGCTGCCTGTCTCAGGCACTAAGACGGACCTGATTGAGCGGCTCAGAGCTTACCAGGAGCAGAATGGCACAGCCAGCCAAACAACCAGCACTCCCAAGCCCAATGCAACAGCCATCCTCCCAAAAGCTGCTGAGGTGGTGGTAGCCTTTCCAGCTGCTAGGCTTAGCACTGGGCAGGCACTGGTCACTGCTGGCATTGCATCAACAGAGGTAGTTGTGGCCACCGTCACCAGCAATGGCATGATGAAGTTTGGGAGCACAGGCTCAACACCACCTGTTTCGCCCACCCCCTCAGAGCGTTCACAGATGAGCACTGGGGATGAGAACTCTGCCACTGGAGATGCCTTTGGAGAGACGGTGACTTCGCCTCTGACCCAGCTCACCCTGCAGGCATCTCCAGTGCAGTTCCTGATGAAGGAAGAGAGTTCTAAGGCTACCTCCTGCAGCCTAAATCCAGCACCCAGGTTGGAGCGGTGCAGCGTCAGCAGCAGCAAGGATATGGAGGTCCAGGATAAAGACCAGATGTTGCAGGAGAAGGACAAGCAGATTGAGGAACTCACGCGAATGCTGAAACAGAAGCAACAGCTGGTGGAGATGCTGAGGCTGCAGCTAGAGCAGGAGAAACGGTCTCAGCAGCCACTACTAGCCATGGAAACCGGAGTGGGAGGGGTGGTCCCTGCTTCCAGTCCAGTGGCTTTTGGCACCCAGATTAAGAGTGAAAACGACTTCCCGAGTTGCCAGTCTGCAGGGCTGCCTGATGGCCAAACAGATCAATTCAACCCTGTGTCCACTGCTAGCCAAATGGACACTTCGGATCCAAGCTCAGTGCCAAACAAAGTGGTGATGGTGAAGCAGGAGGTTCTGACAGCAGAAACAGAGCCACCATGCCAGTCCCACACTCCGCAGCTCTTCCTTGGTCAGCAAGGGGGTGTCCTGAGTGACCTCATCAAGGGGGCCCCTCCCCCTACCCTCATCACAGATTCCACAGGGACCCACATTGTCCTTACAGTGACCAATCAGAATGCTGAGAGGCGGGGCCTCTCACCACAGGGGAATAGCTGCACAACATTGCAG AGAGTACAGTCGTCACCCACTAAAATATCCAGCCAACCACAGTGTCAGCTACCTGCAAGCAACTCGCAGCAGCTGCCTCCCAGGCTACTGAACCAGCCCATCAGGAAG GCTGAGAAGCCAGGTCTGCAGGTGGTCactgggcagctgccccacacaATTTTGTCTTTCTCAGCACCTCCAAACCTGCAGCCCTTTTTCCTCAATGGCTTCCACAAAGGATCCCTGAAAACTGGTGCTCCTGGCAAAGCCAACCAACCCAGTGTGCCAAAAAAG TCATCCTCACAGCCAGGCTCTCCTGCTGCCACTTCCCCATCCCAGATGGACCttgagcagcagcaccagcacccATCCCTTTTCGGAacccctccacctcctctccctggctccTCAGTGCCAATGAAAGAACCACCAGGCTATGAAGAGGCCATGAAGCAGCAGCCAAAGCCCCATGAG GAGAATGGCTGTTCGAGCCAACAGATGGACGACCTGTTTGACATCCTCATAGAGAGTGGAG AGATTTCAGCTGATTTCAAGGAGCAGCCATCTCCAGTTGGGAAGGAGACATCAGTGTCTCCAGCATGCACCTCACCGCCCAACAGCCACCATTCCTCTGAGCTTCCCCTGCAGATGTTCCTTGGCCCTACCAGCTGCATTAATCCTGTCACAGCAGGCCGGCTGGAGGACTTTCTGGAGAGCAGCACCGGCCTCCCCCTTCTGCCAGCAGGCCACGATGGGCCTGAGCCCTTGTCCCTGATAGATGACCTCCATAGCGAgatgctgagcagctcagccaTTCTAGACCACCCGCCTTCACCCATGGACACATCAGAATTGCACTTTGCCCATGAGCCTACAGGGGGACTAGCCCTGGACCTAGCTGAGGCTAACTTGGACAGCATGGATTGGCTGGAGCTTTCGGGGGGCCCTGTCATGAGCCTTGCTCCCCTAAGCACTGCAGTCCCCAGCCTCTTCTCTACAGACTTCCTTGATGGACACGATCTGCAGCTGCACTGGGATTCTTGCTTGTAG